One Triticum dicoccoides isolate Atlit2015 ecotype Zavitan chromosome 5B, WEW_v2.0, whole genome shotgun sequence genomic window carries:
- the LOC119305645 gene encoding phospholipase A1-Igamma1, chloroplastic-like, translated as MSITGRSLAAVCKRLLQFTVISVAIAVAVQPLTSSLPPPVDPHAKLARGGGWDVALLDPLDAGLRSEILRYGDLAQATYDAFDGRHWSKNCGTCLHGLRRMLPALGLAGHGYVATAFIYTTCDVDIPRWLMARLHADAWDDHANWAGYVAVAGAEEASRVGHRDIVVVWRGTMSAEEWFMNLRTGLVPFDAADGDGAMVAEGFHTLYTSSNAGNKYGARSARDQVADELKRLVGHFGKRGEKVHVTFTGHSLGGALALLSARDAAAAHPDVPVRAVTFSAPRVGNRAFSGGLTSRNVSVLRVVVNTDLVPTVPRTALEASVSGVLGGLWALAGLRQAFEYVHVGHELALNISKSPHLKDSHDPVGSHNLELCLHLLDGHESAAGEFRREDGAPRRDVALVNKRSAMLRDTEGIPEKWSQTANKGLQRDGSGRWVLPERERDDMPANDVLPLSELD; from the coding sequence ATGTCGATCACCGGTCGTAGCTTGGCCGCCGTCTGCAAGCGCCTCCTCCAGTTCACTGTCATCTCTGTTGCCATAGCTGTTGCCGTGCAGCCTCTGACGTCGTCGCTGCCGCCTCCGGTCGACCCTCACGCTAAGCTCGCCCGTGGCGGCGGGTGGGATGTGGCGCTCCTCGACCCGCTCGACGCCGGCCTCCGCTCGGAGATACTCAGGTATGGCGACCTCGCGCAGGCCACCTACGACGCCTTCGACGGGCGCCACTGGTCCAAGAACTGCGGGACCTGCCTCCATGGCCTCCGTCGCATGCTCCCGGCGCTCGGGCTCGCCGGCCACGGGTACGTCGCCACTGCGTTCATCTACACGACCTGCGACGTCGATATCCCGCGGTGGCTCATGGCGCGGCTCCACGCGGACGCCTGGGACGACCACGCCAACTGGGCCGGGTACGTCGCGGTCGCCGGCGCGGAGGAGGCCAGCCGCGTAGGCCACCGGGACATCGTCGTCGTGTGGCGCGGCACCATGTCGGCGGAGGAGTGGTTCATGAACCTGAGGACGGGCCTCGTGCCGTTCGACGCCGCCGACGGCGACGGCGCCATGGTGGCAGAGGGGTTCCACACCTTGTACACGTCAAGCAACGCCGGGAACAAGTACGGCGCGCGCAGCGCCCGTGATCAGGTCGccgacgagctcaagcggctggtGGGCCACTTCGGGAAGCGCGGCGAGAAGGTCCACGTCACCTTCACGGGGCACAGCCTCGGCGGCGCGCTGGCCCTGCTCTCCGCCAGGGACGCCGCAGCCGCGCACCCGGACGTCCCCGTCCGCGCCGTCACCTTCTCTGCGCCGCGCGTCGGCAACAGGGCCTTCTCCGGCGGCCTCACGTCGCGCAACGTCAGCGTCCTGCGCGTCGTCGTCAACACCGACCTCGTGCCGACCGTCCCCCGGACGGCGCTCGAGGCCTCCGTCTCCGGGGTGCTGGGCGGCCTGTGGGCGCTGGCCGGCCTCCGGCAGGCGTTCGAGTACGTGCACGTCGGCCACGAGCTCGCCCTGAACATCTCCAAGTCGCCGCACCTCAAGGACTCTCACGACCCGGTGGGGTCTCACAACCTGGAGCTGTGCCTGCACCTGCTGGACGGCCACGAGAGCGCCGCCGGCGAGTTCCGGCGGGAGGACGGTGCGCCGCGGCGTGACGTCGCGCTGGTGAACAAGCGTTCGGCGAtgctgcgcgacacggagggcattcCGGAGAAGTGGAGCCAGACGGCGAACAAGGGGCTCCAGCGCGACGGGTCCGGCCGGTGGGTGCTGCCGGAGCGGGAGCGCGACGACATGCCGGCGAACGACGTGCTGCCGCTGTCGGAGCTGGACTAA